The Gemmatimonadota bacterium sequence GGAAACTCCGCCGGGCTGTCAATTCCCTTCGGTTGAAAGCTCAGTTCAGTATATGGCACCGAGCCATCGGCAAAAGTCGAGGGAAACTTCGTACCCTGCTGCGAACCGATATAATGCCAGAACTCGAGCGGCTGATCGTGTGTGGAATCCGTCCCAATAGCCACGTGATCAATACCGACCCGCTCTACCATATCGTCGATAGCATCGACAAAATCCTCGACAGTCGAATCGAATCCTTTGGGAAGAAAATGGGCATAAGACGTGGCACCCACAACGCCTCCCTTTTCGGCGAGAAGCTTGAGCGCATCTTCTTCCTTGTTCCGCGGATGATTGCAAAAACTGCGGGCATTGGCATGGGTAATGGCGACTGGCTGCTCGGACATCTCAATAGCATCCATCGTCGTTTTCGGACCGACATGCGATAGGTCAATAACAATACCGAGCCGGTTCATTTCGCGCACCGCATCCACGCCAAAATTACTCAGACCGCCATCGGTTCGCTCCCAGCAACCGCTACCCAGCAAATTGGTCTCGTGATAGGTCAGT is a genomic window containing:
- a CDS encoding dipeptidase; this translates as MNTDARKIYDEAIVIDGLSISNWESDAVFRRLRAGNITAINATVATWENFVQTMAHLSAWMRRFRERDDILQVKETADIYAAKEQGKTGIILSFQNASPIENELDRLGLFLALGVRVIQLTYHETNLLGSGCWERTDGGLSNFGVDAVREMNRLGIVIDLSHVGPKTTMDAIEMSEQPVAITHANARSFCNHPRNKEEDALKLLAEKGGVVGATSYAHFLPKGFDSTVEDFVDAIDDMVERVGIDHVAIGTDSTHDQPLEFWHYIGSQQGTKFPSTFADGSVPYTELSFQPKGIDSPAEFPNLAEALVNRGYSAEDIPKLLGGNWMNLFERVWNV